Sequence from the Magnetococcales bacterium genome:
ATGACCCCCCCGGGGAGATGATCGCTTTGGCTATCGTCACAGTCCTGGATTGGATTCGTCTTGATTTGGCATCCCTCTCCATCCGCTTCGATACCTGGTTTTCGGAACGCTCTCTGCACACCCAGGGCATGATTCCTGGAATCATTGGGCGTTTAGCAGAGAAAGATTTGATCTATCAGGGGATATTGGAACCTCCCAAGGGAAAGCTGCCCGAAGAGCGGGAAGCCAGGCCGCAGCATCTGTTTCGTTCCACCCGCTTCGGTGATGAGGTCGATCGCCCGCTACAAAAATCGGATGGCAGCTATACCTACTTTGCTGCTGATATCGCCTACCATGCCGACAAGGCCGGACGCGGTTTTGACCAGTTGATCGATGTGTGGGGGGCCGACCATGGCGGGTATGTCAAACGGGTCCAGGCGGCCTTGGAGGCTTTGACTGGTCGCAAGGGTCTTCTGGATGTGCAGTTGGTGCAGATGGTCAATCTGACCCGGGGTGGCAAACCAGTGCGCATGTCCAAACGTGCGGGCACCTTCGTTACGCTGCGGGAAGTGGTGGATGAGGTGGGGTCCGATGCCGTGCGGTTCTGGTTTTTGACCCGTTCCAGCAATGCCCGCCTTGATTTTGACCTGGATCTGGCCGTGACCCGAAGCAACGACAACCCGGTTTTCTACGTCCAGTATGCCCACGCCCGGGTCTGTTCCCTTTTCCGTCAATTGGCAGAGAAGGGACTCTCCTCCCGCGAGTGTGATCTGCAACGGTTGGAATTACCGGCTGAAATGGATTTGCTGCGCTTGATGAGCCATTTTCCCGAGTTGATCGAAGGGGCGGCACTGGCCCACGAGCCACACCGGTTGGCCTACTATTTGTTGGATCTGGCTGCTCTCTTTCACAATTATTATAACGCGGTGCGTATCTTGGAAGCGGAGGATGGCCAACGAGGCGCTCGCCTCCAACTGGTTGCGGCTGTTCGTCAGGTCATCGCCAATGGATTGGGTCTGTTGGGGGTCTCGGCACCAGAAAAAATGTAATATTTGCGGTAACTATTCACCACCCAACCACGAATCGGGGTCCAGGGGGCTGGCTCCCTGGCAGGTCCAGGACAGAGTCCTGGTGGGGTTCGGGGCGAAGCCCTGACAAAGGCTTTCATATCCAGGCTTTTTTTGAAAGGGTGCTGAATAGTTACTATTTGCGTTGGCAGGGCGCCAAAGGGTGGTGCCATCAGGGGAGAGACGGTAACCGTTGGGGGAAGATTTCAAGAGGCGAAAATTCGGTCCGTATTTTGCTAAACAAGAGAGCAATTCGGTCCGGTTTTGATCTGACGCTTTTTTCCCACAGGCTCAAGAGCATGGCCCCACGTTATCCCACATCTCCGCACTATCGGCGCCACCGTCCACAGGGACAACTCTCCCCGGCGGCTGCCGGAGTGGTCGGTGTTTTGGCGGTTGGGGGTGTTCTCTACAGTCTGAGTTCTGACGGTCGTAGCGCCGAGAGGATTCAGGGCGGTAGTGCCCAGGTTACCGCAGCGGAAATGGATGCTCCCGCTGTTGTGGCGCCGTCGGTTGTTGGCTTGCCGAAAGATGCCAAAGGACAGGGAGTGCCTGGCAAAAAGGGTGTGGTCACGCTCCCCTTGGCCGGTGGTGGTCATGGCCTGTTGCCGGGCAACTCTCCTGGGCAGG
This genomic interval carries:
- a CDS encoding arginine--tRNA ligase translates to DPPGEMIALAIVTVLDWIRLDLASLSIRFDTWFSERSLHTQGMIPGIIGRLAEKDLIYQGILEPPKGKLPEEREARPQHLFRSTRFGDEVDRPLQKSDGSYTYFAADIAYHADKAGRGFDQLIDVWGADHGGYVKRVQAALEALTGRKGLLDVQLVQMVNLTRGGKPVRMSKRAGTFVTLREVVDEVGSDAVRFWFLTRSSNARLDFDLDLAVTRSNDNPVFYVQYAHARVCSLFRQLAEKGLSSRECDLQRLELPAEMDLLRLMSHFPELIEGAALAHEPHRLAYYLLDLAALFHNYYNAVRILEAEDGQRGARLQLVAAVRQVIANGLGLLGVSAPEKM